From a region of the Jatrophihabitans endophyticus genome:
- a CDS encoding cupin domain-containing protein, producing MSADQRPRRVVTGHTPEGVSVVVSDGPVPVSRELPGDGVHFHEIWNTEGAPAPITAVEDEPTQRTLAVPPPRHGTKIRVNEFAPGCLDERGLQSPVHRTASVDYGIVLEGEITLVLDDSEVTLRAGDIVVQRGTDHAWANRGDTVARVVFVLVDGAFAEDLAASLPGGLEGLMRHGPRD from the coding sequence GTGAGCGCCGACCAGCGTCCTCGTCGCGTCGTCACCGGCCACACCCCGGAGGGGGTCTCGGTGGTGGTGTCCGACGGCCCGGTCCCGGTCAGCCGCGAGCTGCCCGGCGACGGCGTGCACTTCCACGAGATCTGGAACACCGAGGGTGCGCCCGCGCCGATCACCGCCGTCGAGGACGAGCCGACGCAGCGCACGCTCGCCGTGCCGCCGCCGCGGCACGGCACGAAGATCCGCGTCAACGAGTTCGCCCCCGGCTGCCTGGACGAGCGTGGGCTGCAGTCGCCGGTCCACCGCACCGCGTCCGTCGACTACGGGATCGTGCTCGAGGGCGAGATCACGCTGGTCCTCGACGACTCGGAGGTGACGTTGCGGGCCGGTGACATCGTCGTGCAGCGGGGCACCGACCACGCCTGGGCCAACCGCGGCGACACGGTCGCGAGGGTGGTCTTCGTGCTCGTCGACGGCGCCTTCGCCGAGGACCTCGCCGCGTCACTGCCCGGCGGCCTCGAGGGCCTCATGCGCCACGGGCCGCGCGACTGA
- a CDS encoding MBL fold metallo-hydrolase: MTWDDGSPHLRELAPGVLGYLQPTGGWMVNNCGVVTDAAGDVLLIDTTSTEKRTRALLAATAGVATRPPRFAVNTHHHPDHTYGNGCLPATTVVVGHRLARDGVLRAGLAATAEIAADYGELTVRAPELTFTDGLTLHLADFAVDLITMGPAHTPGDVAVWLPSQRVLFAGDLVTSGSHPMFLEGSMHGFRTALTRLRALDPVALLPGHGPACVGDDVARVLDELIAYVDWTAELATSSRADGLTPLEAARRVAGDDPYRDWSEGERVVGNLTRAYVELTDYRPDVPLTVPGLMAAMVELNGGPIASHA, encoded by the coding sequence GTGACCTGGGACGACGGTTCGCCGCACCTGCGAGAGCTGGCGCCGGGCGTCCTGGGCTACCTGCAGCCCACGGGCGGCTGGATGGTCAACAACTGCGGCGTCGTCACCGACGCGGCCGGTGACGTCCTGCTCATCGACACGACCTCGACGGAGAAGCGCACCCGAGCCCTGCTCGCGGCGACGGCCGGCGTCGCCACCCGCCCGCCGCGATTCGCGGTGAACACCCATCACCACCCGGACCACACCTACGGCAACGGGTGCCTGCCGGCGACCACCGTCGTCGTCGGTCACCGACTCGCGCGCGACGGCGTGCTGCGGGCGGGGCTGGCGGCCACGGCGGAGATCGCCGCCGACTACGGCGAGCTCACCGTGCGAGCCCCGGAGCTGACGTTCACCGACGGGCTGACCCTGCACCTGGCCGACTTCGCCGTCGACCTGATCACGATGGGCCCGGCACACACGCCCGGCGACGTCGCGGTGTGGCTGCCGTCCCAGCGCGTCCTGTTCGCCGGCGACCTCGTCACCAGCGGCAGCCATCCGATGTTCCTGGAGGGATCGATGCACGGTTTCCGCACCGCCCTGACCCGGCTGCGCGCGCTCGACCCGGTCGCCCTGCTGCCGGGCCACGGCCCCGCCTGCGTCGGCGACGACGTCGCCCGCGTGCTCGATGAGCTGATCGCCTACGTCGACTGGACCGCGGAGCTCGCCACGTCGTCGCGCGCCGACGGCTTGACACCGCTCGAGGCGGCCCGCCGGGTGGCCGGGGACGACCCGTACCGCGACTGGTCCGAGGGCGAGCGCGTCGTGGGCAACCTGACCCGCGCGTACGTCGAGCTGACCGACTACCGACCGGACGTGCCCCTGACCGTGCCGGGTCTCATGGCCGCGATGGTCGAGCTCAACGGCGGCCCGATCGCGAGCCACGCGTGA
- a CDS encoding LysR family transcriptional regulator: protein MAMVTQEHVSREPLREVDANLLFALHALIEERNLTRAGERLLMSQPAMSGALARLRKHFDDELLVRASHGFELTALAQRLRPAVTDALGAAEGLLGHERAFSPATSAKRFAVSMSEYAMTVLAEPLTRLLTEQAPECSVTLDPLDMDRDQLDTQLMRRDLIVAPIYFEFPGRSQPVSTDTLVCLVDRDHPRLRDGALALDDLHEMQHAVAEFPAAGPVRRPLEVELEKHGLADRSVLVRVRSLLTLPFAVAGTDMCCFVPSRLARRCADLLGLTIARTPLGAVDITEAAHWHPRRENDPSVVWLRRLLYDVAVTVEDERP from the coding sequence ATGGCCATGGTCACACAGGAGCACGTGTCGCGTGAGCCGTTGCGCGAGGTGGACGCCAACCTGTTGTTCGCCCTGCACGCGCTCATCGAGGAACGCAACCTGACCCGCGCCGGCGAGCGGTTGCTGATGAGCCAGCCGGCGATGAGCGGCGCGCTCGCGCGGCTGCGCAAGCACTTCGACGACGAGCTGCTGGTGCGCGCGTCCCACGGCTTCGAGCTCACCGCCCTCGCCCAGCGCCTGCGCCCGGCGGTGACCGACGCGTTGGGGGCGGCCGAGGGGCTGCTCGGTCACGAGCGGGCGTTCTCGCCGGCGACCAGCGCGAAGCGCTTCGCGGTGAGCATGTCCGAGTACGCGATGACGGTGCTCGCGGAGCCGCTCACCCGATTGCTGACCGAGCAGGCGCCCGAGTGCTCCGTCACCCTCGACCCGCTCGACATGGACCGCGACCAGCTCGACACCCAGTTGATGCGCCGCGACCTCATCGTCGCGCCGATCTACTTCGAGTTCCCGGGCCGGTCGCAGCCGGTCTCCACCGACACCCTCGTCTGTCTCGTGGACCGTGACCATCCCCGGCTGCGCGACGGCGCGCTCGCCCTCGACGACCTGCACGAGATGCAGCACGCCGTCGCCGAGTTCCCGGCGGCCGGCCCGGTCCGCCGGCCGCTGGAGGTGGAGCTCGAGAAGCACGGTCTCGCCGACCGCAGCGTCCTCGTGCGGGTGCGCAGCCTGCTCACGCTGCCGTTCGCCGTCGCCGGCACCGACATGTGCTGCTTCGTGCCGTCGCGGCTCGCCCGTCGGTGCGCCGACCTGCTCGGGCTCACGATCGCGCGCACCCCGCTCGGCGCCGTCGACATCACCGAGGCCGCGCACTGGCATCCCCGGCGCGAGAACGACCCGTCGGTCGTGTGGTTGCGTCGACTGCTCTACGACGTGGCGGTCACCGTGGAGGACGAACGGCCCTGA
- a CDS encoding LysR family transcriptional regulator: MALGGTDLNLLLPLKALLEEGNVTRAGQRLNLSQPAMSATLARLRRRFDDELLVRAGREYELTPFARDLLTETQQAVRLVALALDLEDEFDPSTANRTFRLVMSDYAIAVIHEPLVRMVEADAPNVRLVIGNLSAGAHESERLLVDHDAVLAPMGFGFQGASRPLWTDRMVVLADRRNSRLVDGALTLEDLKALPYAAGNFGAGVLTPVDRIFGELRIDRRPVLTVFGFLPLPFVIEGTDMFAVVPEKLARLHARRDGPLVMVEPPFGEVLLAEGYWYAEHRLADPAYRWIFGRLEAACAELSTV; the protein is encoded by the coding sequence ATGGCCCTGGGCGGAACCGACCTCAACCTGCTGCTGCCGCTCAAGGCGTTGCTTGAGGAAGGCAACGTGACGCGCGCCGGCCAGCGGTTGAACCTGAGCCAGCCCGCGATGAGTGCGACCCTCGCCCGACTACGGCGGCGCTTCGACGACGAGCTCCTCGTCCGCGCCGGCCGCGAGTACGAGCTGACGCCGTTCGCGCGCGACCTGCTCACCGAGACGCAGCAGGCCGTCCGCTTGGTCGCGCTCGCGCTCGACCTCGAGGACGAGTTCGACCCGAGCACGGCCAACCGCACGTTCCGGCTGGTGATGAGCGACTACGCGATCGCGGTGATCCACGAGCCGTTGGTGCGCATGGTCGAGGCGGACGCGCCCAACGTCCGGCTCGTGATCGGCAACCTGAGCGCCGGCGCGCACGAGTCCGAACGGCTCCTGGTCGACCACGACGCCGTGCTGGCGCCGATGGGGTTCGGCTTCCAGGGGGCGTCCCGACCGCTGTGGACCGATCGCATGGTGGTGCTCGCCGACCGGCGCAACTCGCGTCTCGTCGACGGTGCGCTGACGCTCGAGGACCTGAAGGCGTTGCCCTACGCCGCGGGCAACTTCGGCGCCGGCGTGCTCACGCCCGTCGACCGGATCTTCGGTGAGCTGCGCATCGACCGGCGCCCGGTGCTCACCGTATTCGGCTTCCTGCCGCTGCCCTTCGTCATCGAGGGCACCGACATGTTCGCGGTGGTGCCGGAGAAGCTCGCGCGGCTGCACGCCCGGCGCGACGGCCCGCTGGTCATGGTCGAGCCGCCCTTCGGCGAGGTGCTGCTCGCCGAGGGCTACTGGTACGCCGAGCACCGCCTCGCCGACCCGGCGTACCGCTGGATCTTCGGTCGGCTGGAGGCCGCCTGCGCCGAGCTGTCGACGGTCTAG
- a CDS encoding FAD-binding oxidoreductase, whose translation MTSYSFDGELILRGEPGFDDARVERIFNRRLPDRTPAAVLRVGSEQDVVAGVRLARERGWRVAVRSGGHSWAHWSVREDALVLDLGALRELGYDETTGIATASPAVQGGAELAPFLAARGRMFPGGHCPTVGIGGFLLQGGQGWNARGWGWAAEWVEAIDVVTADGELVHADAEHHDDLFWAARGSGPGFFGVVTRFHLRTRPHPRHLAHTVQVFALDEYDEVMTWLQQIHGTVADTVEIVAVTKTDPTISPDPILIVTGLALVDDAEEADRALAPYRTNPALGRALLHVDAEPTTFDKERATQLEDNPEGHRWVVDNAWLAGTPDEVVPAARRVYTTLPNDAAFTIWFSMAPLRELPDMAFSVQSEIYLASYVLWTDPAEDAQHRAWLDRAMADLEPVTVGQYLGDGDLAHRQLRFLSDDAWERLAKIRAERDPDALFVGYLAGPTGATNANHWH comes from the coding sequence GTGACCTCGTACTCCTTCGACGGCGAGCTGATCCTGCGCGGCGAGCCCGGCTTCGACGACGCGCGGGTCGAGCGGATCTTCAACCGCCGCCTCCCGGACCGCACGCCGGCCGCGGTGCTGCGGGTGGGGAGCGAGCAGGACGTCGTCGCCGGTGTCCGGCTGGCCCGCGAGCGCGGCTGGCGGGTTGCGGTCCGCTCGGGCGGGCACAGCTGGGCGCACTGGTCGGTGCGCGAGGACGCGCTGGTGCTCGACCTGGGAGCGCTGCGAGAGCTCGGCTACGACGAGACCACCGGCATCGCCACCGCGTCGCCCGCGGTCCAGGGCGGCGCCGAGCTCGCCCCCTTCCTCGCCGCGCGCGGCCGGATGTTCCCCGGCGGGCACTGCCCCACCGTGGGCATCGGCGGCTTCCTGCTGCAGGGCGGGCAGGGCTGGAACGCCCGCGGGTGGGGCTGGGCGGCCGAGTGGGTCGAGGCGATCGACGTCGTCACCGCCGACGGCGAGCTCGTCCACGCCGACGCCGAGCACCACGACGACCTGTTCTGGGCCGCCCGCGGCTCGGGGCCCGGCTTCTTCGGCGTCGTCACCCGCTTCCACCTGCGCACCCGCCCGCACCCGCGCCACCTCGCGCACACCGTGCAGGTCTTCGCGCTCGACGAGTACGACGAGGTGATGACGTGGCTGCAGCAGATCCACGGCACCGTCGCCGACACCGTCGAGATCGTGGCGGTCACCAAGACCGACCCGACCATCTCGCCGGACCCGATCCTGATCGTCACCGGTCTGGCGCTGGTCGACGACGCCGAGGAGGCCGACCGCGCCCTCGCCCCGTACCGCACCAACCCGGCCCTCGGACGCGCGCTGCTGCACGTCGACGCCGAACCCACCACCTTCGACAAGGAACGGGCCACCCAGCTCGAGGACAACCCGGAGGGTCATCGGTGGGTCGTCGACAACGCCTGGCTCGCCGGGACGCCAGACGAGGTCGTCCCCGCCGCCCGGCGGGTCTACACGACGCTGCCCAACGACGCGGCGTTCACGATCTGGTTCAGCATGGCGCCGCTGCGCGAGCTGCCGGACATGGCGTTCTCCGTGCAGTCGGAGATCTACCTGGCCAGCTACGTCCTGTGGACCGACCCGGCCGAGGACGCGCAGCACCGCGCCTGGCTCGACCGGGCGATGGCCGATCTGGAACCCGTCACCGTCGGCCAGTACCTCGGCGACGGCGACCTCGCCCACCGGCAGCTGCGCTTCCTGTCCGACGACGCGTGGGAGCGGCTGGCGAAGATCCGCGCCGAGCGCGATCCCGACGCGCTGTTCGTCGGCTACCTCGCCGGCCCGACGGGCGCGACCAACGCCAACCACTGGCACTGA
- a CDS encoding FAD-dependent monooxygenase, protein MPESSTRRVLVVGGGITGGVLSLSLAQRGVAVVLVDLRHTLRGVGHGITLQGNALKALRSVGVYDRLADGAYPFDKLRLRAADGALIAEIPTPPMGGPGLPGTMGAVRGDIADILADEIAAAGVDVRLGTTLTALDDHGDAVTVTLSDGSTETVDLVVGADGIRSKVRAMIGIETQPRPVGMGIWRTVAQRPQQMDCSELYYGGPKFKAGYTPISEDLCYAFLLEENLDRSFVGEGPRGGELKERGQGYGGTWGEVRDSLADDAVVNYQWIEAICVDEPWFRGRTIIVGDAAHACPPLIAQGAAMCAEDAVILAEMLTSGDPVDDVLPAFWARRFPRVKLVLDNSLKLAEWEIHPGVDPDEDPGRLMGETLTALVEPA, encoded by the coding sequence GTGCCCGAATCCAGCACCCGACGGGTCCTCGTCGTCGGTGGCGGCATCACCGGCGGCGTGCTGTCGCTGTCCCTGGCGCAGCGGGGCGTCGCCGTCGTGCTCGTGGACCTGCGCCACACCCTGCGCGGGGTGGGGCACGGCATCACGCTGCAGGGCAACGCGCTCAAGGCCCTGCGCAGCGTCGGCGTCTACGACCGCCTCGCCGACGGCGCCTACCCGTTCGACAAGCTGCGGCTGCGCGCGGCCGACGGCGCGTTGATCGCCGAGATACCCACGCCGCCGATGGGCGGGCCCGGGCTGCCCGGGACGATGGGTGCCGTCCGCGGCGACATCGCCGACATCCTGGCCGACGAGATCGCCGCCGCCGGCGTCGACGTCCGGCTGGGCACCACGCTCACCGCCCTCGACGACCACGGCGACGCGGTGACGGTCACGCTCTCCGACGGCAGCACCGAGACGGTGGACCTCGTCGTCGGTGCCGACGGCATCCGCTCGAAGGTGCGCGCGATGATCGGCATCGAGACGCAGCCGCGGCCGGTCGGCATGGGCATCTGGCGCACCGTCGCGCAGCGGCCGCAGCAGATGGACTGCTCCGAGCTGTACTACGGCGGCCCCAAGTTCAAGGCGGGGTACACGCCCATCTCCGAGGACCTCTGCTACGCGTTCCTGTTGGAGGAGAACCTGGACCGCTCGTTCGTCGGCGAGGGTCCGCGCGGCGGGGAGCTGAAGGAGCGCGGGCAGGGCTACGGCGGCACGTGGGGCGAGGTCCGCGACAGCCTGGCCGACGACGCCGTCGTCAACTACCAGTGGATCGAGGCGATCTGCGTCGACGAGCCCTGGTTCCGCGGTCGGACGATCATCGTCGGCGACGCCGCGCATGCCTGCCCGCCGCTGATCGCGCAGGGCGCCGCGATGTGCGCCGAGGACGCGGTGATCCTGGCCGAGATGCTCACGTCAGGGGACCCGGTCGACGACGTGCTGCCGGCCTTCTGGGCACGCCGGTTCCCGCGGGTGAAGCTGGTGCTCGACAACTCGCTCAAGCTGGCCGAGTGGGAGATCCACCCCGGCGTCGACCCCGACGAGGATCCGGGGCGTCTCATGGGCGAGACGCTGACCGCGCTGGTGGAGCCCGCGTGA
- a CDS encoding sugar ABC transporter substrate-binding protein: MSQQPSTDGRSARSSRPRRGRRVGAVVAGGAVLALALTACSSSSSSSGSSGGGAGEVSAAAKTALAQAYKGVGADLANLPSVTPKAGVNFYVISCGQSVSSCSAPTAAMQQAATAAGWSAHMADGKLSPSGFAAAIRQAIAGGAKVIVPIGFDCQAAQAAFKEAVDAGITVVGGGGPDDCRPGLWKSERLWLKGYTGIQEWNTFGKYGADWAYGQNNGKVKAITLTATTNSWGPWITDGFKTEMTKLGGSIETNINVTDPETADGSFVQKVTTALLAHPDVNVLQVPVGGWLNAGLYQAIQSSGRKNLTVVVGGQSDATTLALVRGGTRNGMKLGATPQAQAWGAWGSVDTAIRVLAGQQPVHIGEQIQAVDATHNLPKTGAYQGTVQWKSAFLTSWGKG; this comes from the coding sequence ATGAGCCAGCAACCCAGCACGGACGGGCGATCCGCGCGGTCGAGTCGACCCCGCCGCGGTCGGCGGGTGGGGGCGGTCGTCGCCGGCGGCGCCGTGCTCGCGCTCGCGCTGACGGCGTGCAGCAGCTCGAGTTCGTCGAGTGGCTCGTCCGGCGGCGGGGCGGGCGAGGTCAGCGCGGCCGCGAAGACCGCGCTCGCCCAGGCCTACAAGGGCGTCGGCGCCGATCTCGCGAACCTGCCGTCCGTCACGCCGAAGGCCGGCGTCAACTTCTACGTGATCTCGTGCGGCCAGTCGGTCTCCAGCTGTTCGGCCCCGACCGCCGCGATGCAGCAGGCCGCCACGGCCGCCGGCTGGTCGGCGCACATGGCCGACGGCAAGCTCAGCCCCAGCGGCTTCGCCGCGGCCATCCGGCAGGCGATCGCCGGCGGCGCGAAGGTCATCGTCCCGATCGGCTTCGACTGCCAGGCCGCGCAGGCCGCCTTCAAGGAGGCCGTGGACGCCGGCATCACCGTCGTCGGCGGCGGCGGGCCCGACGACTGCAGACCGGGACTGTGGAAGTCCGAGCGGCTCTGGCTCAAGGGCTACACCGGCATCCAGGAGTGGAACACCTTCGGCAAGTACGGCGCCGACTGGGCCTACGGGCAGAACAACGGCAAGGTCAAGGCGATCACGCTGACGGCGACCACCAACTCGTGGGGGCCGTGGATCACCGACGGCTTCAAGACCGAGATGACCAAGCTCGGCGGCAGCATCGAGACGAACATCAACGTGACCGACCCGGAGACCGCGGACGGCTCCTTCGTGCAGAAGGTGACGACGGCGCTGCTGGCCCACCCCGACGTCAACGTGCTGCAGGTGCCGGTGGGCGGCTGGCTCAACGCCGGCCTCTACCAGGCCATACAGTCCTCCGGACGCAAGAACCTGACCGTCGTGGTCGGCGGCCAGTCCGACGCCACCACGCTGGCCCTCGTCCGCGGCGGCACCAGGAACGGCATGAAGCTCGGCGCCACCCCGCAGGCTCAGGCGTGGGGCGCCTGGGGGTCGGTCGACACGGCCATCCGCGTGCTGGCAGGCCAGCAGCCGGTCCACATCGGCGAACAGATCCAGGCCGTCGACGCGACGCACAACCTGCCGAAGACGGGCGCGTACCAGGGCACCGTGCAGTGGAAGTCGGCCTTCCTCACGTCGTGGGGCAAGGGCTGA
- a CDS encoding sugar ABC transporter ATP-binding protein: MVPTSQQAAAGEQPSAAAPATDVALRVTGLDKSFGAVQVLRNASLVVRHGTIHALLGGNGSGKSTTIKILAGVYQADAGRLEIRGQGYDLAGYTPATAERSGLRFVHQDLGLFDDLSVEENFAFDAGFPRTSGGRIDWKTLRARVAELMRAYGIHGTPRTPVNRLRPADRTLVAIARALQDDAAGDCVVVLDEPTASLGKKESEELLGHVRRRADLGQTFVVVSHRMQEVLSVAQDFTVFRDGAVVGELVDAQPTEDEIVAIMAGRSVTALRPTGSISHATNDTVLEFRQIAAGPLTGVDLAVHRGEIVGIAGLAGSGRSTLLSVAFGDRAPDSGQMLLDGRPYAPRSIGAAMAAGVALVPEDRAHEAAFADLTTDENLSMSVLGRLWHGGLLRKRESRANARALIEKFGVHVAGPDALFSSMSGGNQQKVVLARWLQRDPQVILLDEPTQGVDVMSRADIYAVIRDAAATIGACVLIASSDIGELHALCDRVVVLGGGRIVHEVAARDVDVDDLTALVLKAPSAPGDVGAGTITEGALS, encoded by the coding sequence GTGGTTCCCACCTCGCAGCAGGCGGCGGCCGGGGAGCAGCCCTCGGCCGCCGCCCCGGCGACGGACGTCGCGCTCCGGGTGACGGGCCTCGACAAGAGCTTCGGGGCGGTCCAGGTGCTCAGGAACGCGTCGTTGGTCGTGCGCCACGGCACGATCCACGCCCTGCTCGGCGGGAACGGGTCGGGCAAGAGCACCACGATCAAGATCCTCGCCGGCGTCTACCAGGCGGACGCCGGTCGGCTCGAGATCCGTGGGCAGGGCTATGACCTGGCCGGCTACACCCCGGCGACGGCCGAGCGGTCCGGCCTGCGCTTCGTGCACCAGGACCTCGGCCTGTTCGACGACCTGAGCGTCGAGGAGAACTTCGCGTTCGACGCGGGCTTCCCCCGGACGTCCGGCGGCCGCATCGACTGGAAGACGCTGCGGGCCCGGGTGGCGGAGCTCATGCGCGCCTACGGGATCCACGGCACGCCGCGCACGCCGGTGAACCGGCTGCGCCCGGCCGATCGCACGCTGGTGGCGATCGCCCGTGCCCTGCAGGACGACGCCGCCGGCGACTGCGTGGTCGTGCTCGACGAACCGACCGCCTCGCTCGGCAAGAAGGAGTCCGAGGAGCTGCTCGGCCACGTCCGCCGTCGCGCCGATCTCGGCCAGACCTTCGTCGTCGTCAGCCACCGCATGCAGGAGGTGCTCTCGGTGGCGCAGGACTTCACGGTGTTCCGCGACGGCGCCGTCGTCGGCGAGCTGGTCGACGCGCAGCCGACCGAGGACGAGATCGTGGCGATCATGGCGGGCCGGTCCGTCACCGCGCTGCGGCCGACCGGCTCCATCAGCCACGCCACCAACGACACGGTCCTGGAGTTCCGGCAGATCGCGGCCGGACCGCTGACCGGTGTCGACCTCGCCGTGCATCGGGGCGAGATCGTCGGCATCGCGGGGCTCGCCGGGTCAGGCCGCTCCACGCTGCTGTCCGTCGCCTTCGGCGACCGCGCGCCCGACTCCGGGCAGATGCTGCTCGACGGCCGCCCCTACGCGCCGAGGTCCATCGGCGCGGCCATGGCGGCGGGGGTGGCGCTCGTGCCCGAGGACCGCGCCCACGAAGCGGCCTTCGCCGACCTCACCACCGACGAGAACCTGTCGATGAGCGTCCTCGGCCGGCTCTGGCACGGCGGCCTGCTGCGCAAGCGCGAGTCGCGGGCCAACGCGCGGGCGCTGATCGAGAAGTTCGGCGTGCACGTGGCCGGCCCGGACGCGCTGTTCAGCTCGATGTCTGGCGGCAACCAGCAGAAGGTTGTCCTGGCCCGCTGGTTGCAACGCGACCCGCAGGTGATCCTGCTCGACGAACCCACCCAGGGCGTCGACGTCATGTCCCGGGCCGACATCTACGCGGTGATCCGCGACGCCGCCGCCACGATCGGCGCCTGCGTGCTCATCGCGTCGAGCGACATCGGCGAGCTGCACGCGCTGTGCGACCGCGTCGTCGTCCTCGGGGGAGGACGGATCGTCCACGAGGTCGCAGCGCGCGACGTCGACGTCGACGACCTCACCGCCCTCGTCCTCAAAGCCCCCAGTGCCCCCGGTGACGTCGGCGCGGGAACGATCACGGAAGGCGCCCTGTCATGA
- a CDS encoding ABC transporter permease: MTDTSHAVAKPASTDPSPEPPAGTSTPGRRLDGGSAVQFLERYALLVITAAVAVFFAVTSPASEAFPTLDNANVVLGNNAVTALIALAALFPLVSGFFDFSIGSVAILTSVLCAGLQTKTGLPLWLAIVIPMAVSIGIGLVNGLLVTTFRMSPFVTTLGMATLLTGITTWYCSGTTFTLDSSSSLISFGSQRWIQLPVVFFVVLIVAAVVWYFFRHTPYGRSLYAIGSNVTSARLVGMPVDRNVRFAFVASSTISGFAGIVELARQGSATAVDGGSLLFPALAAVFLGATAITPGFFNVVGTIVSAIFVSITVSGLTLMGASGWVTNVFNGAALLVAVGLSTWLGRRKLRGKA, encoded by the coding sequence ATGACCGACACCTCGCACGCGGTCGCGAAACCTGCGTCGACCGACCCGTCCCCGGAGCCGCCGGCGGGCACGTCGACCCCCGGCCGCCGGCTCGACGGCGGTTCCGCCGTCCAGTTCCTGGAGCGCTACGCGCTCCTCGTGATCACGGCGGCCGTCGCCGTCTTCTTCGCGGTGACCTCGCCGGCCAGCGAGGCCTTCCCGACCCTGGACAACGCCAACGTCGTCCTCGGCAACAACGCGGTGACGGCACTGATCGCGCTGGCCGCGCTGTTCCCGCTGGTCAGCGGCTTCTTCGACTTCTCCATCGGCTCGGTCGCCATCCTGACCTCGGTCCTGTGCGCCGGTCTGCAGACCAAGACCGGCCTGCCGCTGTGGTTGGCGATCGTGATCCCGATGGCGGTCTCGATCGGGATCGGCCTCGTCAACGGGCTGCTGGTCACGACCTTCCGGATGAGTCCCTTCGTGACGACGCTGGGCATGGCGACCCTGCTCACCGGCATCACCACCTGGTACTGCTCGGGAACGACCTTCACCCTCGACAGCTCGTCGTCGCTGATCTCTTTCGGCTCGCAGCGTTGGATCCAGCTGCCGGTCGTCTTCTTCGTGGTGCTGATCGTGGCGGCCGTCGTCTGGTACTTCTTCCGGCACACGCCCTACGGTCGCTCGCTCTACGCCATCGGCTCGAACGTGACGAGCGCCCGGCTCGTCGGCATGCCCGTCGACCGCAACGTGCGCTTCGCCTTCGTCGCCTCCTCGACCATCTCCGGATTCGCCGGGATCGTCGAGCTCGCCCGGCAGGGGAGTGCCACGGCGGTCGACGGGGGCTCGCTGCTGTTTCCCGCCCTCGCTGCCGTGTTCCTTGGCGCCACGGCCATCACACCGGGCTTCTTCAACGTCGTCGGCACGATCGTCAGCGCGATCTTCGTGTCGATCACGGTCAGCGGCCTGACCCTGATGGGCGCGAGCGGCTGGGTGACCAACGTCTTCAACGGCGCCGCGCTGCTCGTCGCCGTCGGCCTGTCGACCTGGCTCGGCCGCCGCAAGCTGCGCGGCAAGGCCTAG
- a CDS encoding putative quinol monooxygenase, whose amino-acid sequence MAYVVSATWTAHPGKEDVVRDAIEKLTPPSRAEPGNRCYQAFQDPAEPQVFRLFEIYDDEQAYAAHGASEHFAQFGHGQAIPVLADRQRAFYETIG is encoded by the coding sequence ATGGCCTACGTCGTCAGCGCAACCTGGACCGCGCACCCCGGCAAGGAGGACGTCGTCCGCGACGCCATCGAGAAGCTGACCCCGCCGTCGCGCGCGGAGCCCGGGAACCGCTGCTACCAGGCGTTCCAGGACCCGGCCGAGCCGCAGGTCTTCCGGCTGTTCGAGATCTACGACGACGAGCAGGCCTACGCCGCGCACGGTGCGTCGGAGCATTTCGCGCAGTTCGGCCACGGCCAGGCGATCCCGGTGCTCGCGGATCGGCAGCGCGCGTTCTACGAGACCATCGGCTGA